Proteins encoded together in one Argiope bruennichi chromosome 1, qqArgBrue1.1, whole genome shotgun sequence window:
- the LOC129978216 gene encoding uncharacterized protein LOC129978216 isoform X2, giving the protein MMFYRFIVFCLLIIGLHGNATELNMNDNFTDSSVNLFNTNMSITDNFTESSVNLFNTTVSIIDNFTESSVNLFNTTVSIVDNFTESSVNLFNTTVSIIDNFTESSVNLFNTTVRIIDNFRGVYVTTRGYGRAYTAPVATTTANVTILGNVNEPTENTTRFTCGKYNPCHWQFYNVYNQERTFEMEYPSVTEHNLTLPRPLVKLLAMYVIGISNSPA; this is encoded by the exons ATGATGTTCTATCGCTTTATAGTTTTCTGCCTTTTAATCATCGGCCTTCATGGAAATGCAACAGAGCTCAATATGAATGACAACTTCACTGATTCGAGCGTGAACCTTTTCAATACCAATATGAGTATTACTGACAACTTCACTGAATCGAGCGTGAACCTTTTCAATACCACTGTGAGTATTATTGACAACTTCACTGAATCGAGCGTCAACCTTTTCAATACCACTGTGAGTATTGTTGACAACTTCACTGAATCGAGCGTCAACCTTTTCAATACCACTGTGAGTATTATTGACAACTTCACTGAATCGAGCGTGAACCTTTTCAACACCACTGTGAGAATTATTGACAACTTCAGAGGTGTTTATGTGACTACTAGAGGTTATGGACGAGCTTACACAGCGCCTGTGGCAACTACTACAGCTAATGTAACGATTCTTGGGAATGTTAAC GAACCAACTGAAAACACTACACGATTCACTTGTGGAAAATATAATCCATGCCACTGGCAGTTTTATAACGTTTATAACCAAGAACGTACGTTTGAAATGGAATATCCAAGCGT AACAGAACACAATCTCACTCTTCCCCGACCTTTAGTCAAACTGCTTGCTATGTACGTCATAGGAATTTCAAATAGCCCTGCCTGA
- the LOC129978216 gene encoding uncharacterized protein LOC129978216 isoform X1, translated as MMFYRFIVFCLLIIGLHGNATELNMNDNFTDSSVNLFNTNMSITDNFTESSVNLFNTTVSIIDNFTESSVNLFNTTVSIVDNFTESSVNLFNTTVSIIDNFTESSVNLFNTTVRIIDNFRGVYVTTRGYGRAYTAPVATTTANVTILGNVNEPTENTTRFTCGKYNPCHWQFYNVYNQERTFEMEYPSVCDCPNNTVCRYYRDNISIRAFEYRCMEVNLTSAEPETSSASEASPTDSV; from the exons ATGATGTTCTATCGCTTTATAGTTTTCTGCCTTTTAATCATCGGCCTTCATGGAAATGCAACAGAGCTCAATATGAATGACAACTTCACTGATTCGAGCGTGAACCTTTTCAATACCAATATGAGTATTACTGACAACTTCACTGAATCGAGCGTGAACCTTTTCAATACCACTGTGAGTATTATTGACAACTTCACTGAATCGAGCGTCAACCTTTTCAATACCACTGTGAGTATTGTTGACAACTTCACTGAATCGAGCGTCAACCTTTTCAATACCACTGTGAGTATTATTGACAACTTCACTGAATCGAGCGTGAACCTTTTCAACACCACTGTGAGAATTATTGACAACTTCAGAGGTGTTTATGTGACTACTAGAGGTTATGGACGAGCTTACACAGCGCCTGTGGCAACTACTACAGCTAATGTAACGATTCTTGGGAATGTTAAC GAACCAACTGAAAACACTACACGATTCACTTGTGGAAAATATAATCCATGCCACTGGCAGTTTTATAACGTTTATAACCAAGAACGTACGTTTGAAATGGAATATCCAAGCGT ATGCGACTGTCCGAATAACACCGTATGCAGATACTATAGGGATAATATATCCATCCGGGCCTTCGAATACCGTTGCATGGAAGTGAATTTGACATCCGCCGAGCCAGAAACGTCCAGTGCCTCAGAAGCTTCTCCAACTGATTCAGTCTAG